A single Cellulomonas sp. SLBN-39 DNA region contains:
- the cysD gene encoding sulfate adenylyltransferase subunit CysD codes for MTTTTTATTAPAPAAPTGPSHLTQLDALESEAVHVMREVAGELERPVLLFSGGKDSIVMLHLARKAFWPAPVPFPVMHVDTGHNFDEVIAYRDATVARYGLRLVVASVQDAIDDGRVVERPGQSRNPLQTVPLLDAITAHRFDAVFGGGRRDEEKARAKERVFSLRDEFGQWDPRRQRPELWDLYNGRHRPGEHVRVFPLSNWTELDVWRYIEREGIELPEIYYAHEREVFARDGMWLTAGTWGGPTPDEPVERRTVRYRTVGDMSCTGAVDSHARTVADVIAEVAVSRLTERGATRADDRASEAAMEDRKREGYF; via the coding sequence ATGACGACCACCACCACCGCCACCACGGCCCCCGCGCCGGCGGCCCCGACGGGCCCGTCGCACCTGACCCAGCTCGACGCGCTGGAGTCCGAGGCCGTCCACGTGATGCGCGAGGTCGCCGGCGAGCTCGAGCGGCCCGTGCTGCTGTTCTCGGGCGGCAAGGACTCGATCGTCATGCTGCACCTGGCCCGCAAGGCGTTCTGGCCCGCACCCGTGCCGTTCCCCGTCATGCACGTCGACACCGGGCACAACTTCGACGAGGTCATCGCCTACCGCGACGCGACCGTCGCCCGGTACGGCTTGCGGCTGGTCGTCGCGAGCGTGCAGGACGCCATCGACGACGGCCGGGTCGTCGAGCGGCCCGGCCAGTCGCGCAACCCCCTGCAGACCGTGCCGCTGCTCGACGCGATCACCGCGCACCGCTTCGACGCGGTGTTCGGCGGCGGTCGGCGCGACGAGGAGAAGGCCCGCGCGAAGGAGCGGGTGTTCTCGCTGCGCGACGAGTTCGGGCAGTGGGACCCCCGCCGCCAGCGGCCCGAGCTGTGGGACCTGTACAACGGCCGGCACCGGCCGGGCGAGCACGTGCGCGTGTTCCCCCTGTCCAACTGGACCGAGCTGGACGTGTGGCGGTACATCGAGCGCGAGGGCATCGAGCTGCCGGAGATCTACTACGCGCACGAGCGGGAGGTCTTCGCCCGGGACGGCATGTGGTTGACGGCCGGCACGTGGGGCGGCCCGACGCCGGACGAGCCCGTCGAGCGGCGCACCGTGCGCTACCGCACGGTCGGCGACATGAGCTGCACGGGAGCCGTCGACTCGCACGCCCGGACCGTCGCCGACGTGATCGCCGAGGTGGCCGTGAGCCGGCTGACCGAGCGCGGGGCCACCCGCGCGGACGACCGGGCCTCCGAGGCCGCCATGGAGGACCGCAAGCGCGAGGGGTACTTCTGA
- a CDS encoding sulfate adenylyltransferase subunit 1 yields the protein MSTTTDRSAAPTTADHAQRDLLRLATAGSVDDGKSTLIGRLLYDTKSVLADQLAAVERATLARGGDQVDLALLTDGLRAEREQGITIDVAYRYFSTARRAFVLADTPGHVQYTRNMVTGASTAELAIVLVDARKGVLEQTRRHAALTALLGVPHVVLAVNKMDLVGFDAATFRTIAAEFADYARVVGLPDVAAVPVSALDGDNVVDRSARTPWYDGPTLLELLEQVPVRRDATTEPLRLPVQYVIRPRTPEHPDYRGYAGKVASGVVRVGDDVRVLPSGRTSRVVGIDTFDGPLDVADAPRSVTVRLADDVDVARGDVLVPADEEVRVGQDLVGTVCWLTERRSVLGQRVLVRVGTRTVRGLLREVDARLDVDTLTVEVWDPVDTVRTLDAVDTDDAAPRALGLNAIGRVHVRLAEPVPLDDYATHRRTGGFLLVDPSDGSTLAAGMTGPTLLDRLAPVPADGRDDDWLAGAGI from the coding sequence ATGAGCACGACCACGGACCGCAGCGCGGCCCCGACGACCGCGGACCACGCGCAGCGGGACCTGCTGCGCCTGGCCACGGCCGGCTCCGTCGACGACGGCAAGAGCACCCTCATCGGTCGGCTCCTGTACGACACGAAGTCGGTGCTGGCCGACCAGCTCGCGGCCGTCGAGCGCGCGACGCTGGCGCGCGGCGGCGACCAGGTCGACCTCGCGCTGCTGACGGACGGCCTGCGGGCCGAGCGCGAGCAGGGCATCACCATCGACGTCGCGTACCGGTACTTCTCGACGGCGCGGCGCGCGTTCGTGCTGGCCGACACGCCCGGGCACGTGCAGTACACGCGCAACATGGTCACGGGCGCCTCGACGGCGGAGCTGGCGATCGTGCTCGTCGACGCCCGCAAGGGCGTCCTGGAGCAGACCCGTCGGCACGCGGCCCTCACGGCGCTGCTCGGCGTGCCGCACGTGGTGCTCGCGGTCAACAAGATGGACCTCGTCGGGTTCGACGCCGCGACGTTCCGCACCATCGCGGCCGAGTTCGCCGACTACGCGCGCGTCGTGGGCCTGCCCGACGTCGCGGCGGTGCCCGTGAGCGCGCTCGACGGCGACAACGTCGTCGACAGGTCCGCGCGCACGCCCTGGTACGACGGACCGACGCTGCTCGAGCTGCTCGAGCAGGTGCCGGTGCGCCGCGACGCGACGACGGAACCCCTGCGGCTGCCCGTGCAGTACGTCATCCGGCCCCGCACGCCCGAGCACCCGGACTACCGCGGGTACGCCGGCAAGGTCGCGTCGGGCGTCGTGCGCGTCGGCGACGACGTGCGGGTGCTGCCGTCGGGCCGCACCAGCCGGGTCGTCGGCATCGACACGTTCGACGGGCCGCTCGACGTCGCGGACGCACCGCGCTCGGTGACCGTGCGCCTCGCCGACGACGTCGACGTGGCCCGCGGCGACGTGCTGGTGCCCGCCGACGAGGAGGTGCGCGTCGGCCAGGACCTCGTCGGCACGGTCTGCTGGCTCACCGAACGCCGCTCGGTGCTCGGCCAGCGGGTGCTCGTGCGCGTGGGCACCCGCACCGTGCGGGGCCTGCTGCGCGAGGTCGACGCCCGCCTCGACGTCGACACCCTCACGGTCGAGGTGTGGGACCCCGTCGACACGGTCCGCACGCTCGACGCCGTCGACACCGACGACGCCGCACCGCGCGCGCTGGGCCTCAACGCGATCGGCCGCGTGCACGTGCGCCTCGCCGAGCCGGTCCCGCTCGACGACTACGCCACCCACCGGCGCACGGGCGGGTTCCTGCTCGTCGACCCGTCCGACGGCAGCACCCTCGCCGCCGGGATGACGGGACCGACACTGCTCGACCGGCTCGCCCCCGTGCCCGCGGACGGCCGGGACGACGACTGGCTCGCGGGGGCGGGGATATGA